In Vigna angularis cultivar LongXiaoDou No.4 chromosome 8, ASM1680809v1, whole genome shotgun sequence, one DNA window encodes the following:
- the LOC128193391 gene encoding isocitrate dehydrogenase [NADP]-like isoform X1, translating into MLRAAALRLSAIITMPSSISLRNPNFLISSTSTTLFRSRLLPSHTLSFSNRLSLRCFAARAAFDRLPVLNPIVEMDGDEMTRIIWSMIKDKLIFPYLDLNIKYFDLGLHNRDATDDKVTVESAEATLKYNVAVKCATITPDEARVKEFGLKSMWRSPNGTIRNILNGTVFREPIICRNIPRIIPGWKKPICIGRHAFGDQYRATDAIIGGPGKLKLVFVPENGDATTELEVYNFKGPGVALAMYNVDESIRAFAESSMALAFAKKWPLYLSTKNTILKKYDGRFKDIFQEVYEERWKIKFEEHSIWYEHRLIDDMVAYAVKSEGGYVWACKNYDGDVQSDLLAQGFGSLGLMTSVLLSSDGKTLEAEAAHGTVTRHFRLHQKGQETSTNSIASIYAWTRGLEHRAKLDNNEKLLDFTKKLEAACVETVESGKMTKDLAILIHGPNHWIHFLVRFENLSPIPFQRVTRTNSGIKGILLEYRGIY; encoded by the exons ATGCTTAGAGCGGCAGCGCTTCGGTTAAGCGCTATCATCACCATGCCTTCTTCAATCTCTCTCAGAAACCCTAACTTCCTCATTTCTTCAACTTCCACAACGCTCTTTCGCTCTCGCCTTCTTCCCTCCCACACCCTCTCCTTCTCCAATCGCCTCTCGCTCCGATGCTTCGCTGCACGCGCCGCCTTCGACCGACTTCCCGTTCTCAATCCCATCGTCGAAATGGACG GTGATGAAATGACCAGGATTATATGGAGCATGATCAAGGATAAA CTTATATTTCCTTACCTGGATTTGAACATAAAGTATTTTGATCTTGGACTTCACAATCGTGATGCTACTGATGACAAAGTTACGGTGGAAAGTGCTGAAGCCACTCTCAA GTACAACGTTGCTGTGAAATGTGCAACAATAACTCCTG ATGAGGCCCGAGTCAAAGAATTTGGACTGAAGTCTATGTGGAGAAGCCCCAATGGCACAATCAGGAATATTTTAAATG GCACTGTTTTCCGTGAACCAATAATATGCCGCAACATACCGAGAATCATTCCTG GATGGAAAAAACCCATATGTATTGGTAGGCATGCTTTTGGTGACCAGTATCGTGCCACTGATGCAATAATTGGAGGACCAGGGAAGCTCAAATTGGTATTTG tcCCAGAAAATGGTGATGCTACAACGGAGCTTGAAGTTTACAATTTCAAAGGACCTGGAGTAGCACTTGCTATGTATAATGTTGATGAG TCCATTCGAGCATTTGCTGAATCATCAATGGCACTAGCTTTTGCAAAGAAATGGCCTCTTTACTTGAGCACCAAAAACACAATTCTAAAGAAATATGATGGCAG GTTTAAGGATATATTCCAGGAAGTGTATGAAGAAAGGTGGAAGATAAAGTTTGAAGAGCACTCAATATG GTATGAGCATAGGCTAATTGATGACATGGTAGCATATGCAGTCAAGAGTGAAGGTGGATATGTTTGGGCTTGCAAGAATTATGATGGTGATGTCCAAAGTGATTTACTAGCTCAAG GATTTGGCTCATTGGGTCTCATGACTTCTGTACTG TTATCTTCTGATGGCAAGACGTTAGAAGCTGAGGCAGCTCATGGAACTGTAACTCGACATTTCCGGCTTCATCAAAAGGGACAAGAAACTAGTACAAACAGTATTGCTTCCATATATGCTTGGACACGAGGACTGGAACACAG AGCCAAGTTggataataatgaaaaattactgGATTTTACTAAAAAATTGGAGGCTGCATGTGTTGAGACTGTGGAGTCGGGAAAGATGACTAAGGATCTTGCAATTCTGATTCATGGACCTAA
- the LOC128193391 gene encoding isocitrate dehydrogenase [NADP]-like isoform X3: MLRAAALRLSAIITMPSSISLRNPNFLISSTSTTLFRSRLLPSHTLSFSNRLSLRCFAARAAFDRLPVLNPIVEMDGDEMTRIIWSMIKDKLIFPYLDLNIKYFDLGLHNRDATDDKVTVESAEATLKYNVAVKCATITPDEARVKEFGLKSMWRSPNGTIRNILNGTVFREPIICRNIPRIIPGWKKPICIGRHAFGDQYRATDAIIGGPGKLKLVFVPENGDATTELEVYNFKGPGVALAMYNVDESIRAFAESSMALAFAKKWPLYLSTKNTILKKYDGRFKDIFQEVYEERWKIKFEEHSIWYEHRLIDDMVAYAVKSEGGYVWACKNYDGDVQSDLLAQGFGSLGLMTSVLLSSDGKTLEAEAAHGTVTRHFRLHQKGQETSTNSIASIYAWTRGLEHRAKLDNNEKLLDFTKKLEAACVETVESGKMTKDLAILIHGPKVSREFYLNTEEFIDAVAHNLETKLQDPVAVV; this comes from the exons ATGCTTAGAGCGGCAGCGCTTCGGTTAAGCGCTATCATCACCATGCCTTCTTCAATCTCTCTCAGAAACCCTAACTTCCTCATTTCTTCAACTTCCACAACGCTCTTTCGCTCTCGCCTTCTTCCCTCCCACACCCTCTCCTTCTCCAATCGCCTCTCGCTCCGATGCTTCGCTGCACGCGCCGCCTTCGACCGACTTCCCGTTCTCAATCCCATCGTCGAAATGGACG GTGATGAAATGACCAGGATTATATGGAGCATGATCAAGGATAAA CTTATATTTCCTTACCTGGATTTGAACATAAAGTATTTTGATCTTGGACTTCACAATCGTGATGCTACTGATGACAAAGTTACGGTGGAAAGTGCTGAAGCCACTCTCAA GTACAACGTTGCTGTGAAATGTGCAACAATAACTCCTG ATGAGGCCCGAGTCAAAGAATTTGGACTGAAGTCTATGTGGAGAAGCCCCAATGGCACAATCAGGAATATTTTAAATG GCACTGTTTTCCGTGAACCAATAATATGCCGCAACATACCGAGAATCATTCCTG GATGGAAAAAACCCATATGTATTGGTAGGCATGCTTTTGGTGACCAGTATCGTGCCACTGATGCAATAATTGGAGGACCAGGGAAGCTCAAATTGGTATTTG tcCCAGAAAATGGTGATGCTACAACGGAGCTTGAAGTTTACAATTTCAAAGGACCTGGAGTAGCACTTGCTATGTATAATGTTGATGAG TCCATTCGAGCATTTGCTGAATCATCAATGGCACTAGCTTTTGCAAAGAAATGGCCTCTTTACTTGAGCACCAAAAACACAATTCTAAAGAAATATGATGGCAG GTTTAAGGATATATTCCAGGAAGTGTATGAAGAAAGGTGGAAGATAAAGTTTGAAGAGCACTCAATATG GTATGAGCATAGGCTAATTGATGACATGGTAGCATATGCAGTCAAGAGTGAAGGTGGATATGTTTGGGCTTGCAAGAATTATGATGGTGATGTCCAAAGTGATTTACTAGCTCAAG GATTTGGCTCATTGGGTCTCATGACTTCTGTACTG TTATCTTCTGATGGCAAGACGTTAGAAGCTGAGGCAGCTCATGGAACTGTAACTCGACATTTCCGGCTTCATCAAAAGGGACAAGAAACTAGTACAAACAGTATTGCTTCCATATATGCTTGGACACGAGGACTGGAACACAG AGCCAAGTTggataataatgaaaaattactgGATTTTACTAAAAAATTGGAGGCTGCATGTGTTGAGACTGTGGAGTCGGGAAAGATGACTAAGGATCTTGCAATTCTGATTCATGGACCTAA
- the LOC128193391 gene encoding cytosolic isocitrate dehydrogenase [NADP]-like isoform X2, with translation MLRAAALRLSAIITMPSSISLRNPNFLISSTSTTLFRSRLLPSHTLSFSNRLSLRCFAARAAFDRLPVLNPIVEMDGDEMTRIIWSMIKDKLIFPYLDLNIKYFDLGLHNRDATDDKVTVESAEATLKYNVAVKCATITPDEARVKEFGLKSMWRSPNGTIRNILNGTVFREPIICRNIPRIIPGWKKPICIGRHAFGDQYRATDAIIGGPGKLKLVFENGDATTELEVYNFKGPGVALAMYNVDESIRAFAESSMALAFAKKWPLYLSTKNTILKKYDGRFKDIFQEVYEERWKIKFEEHSIWYEHRLIDDMVAYAVKSEGGYVWACKNYDGDVQSDLLAQGFGSLGLMTSVLLSSDGKTLEAEAAHGTVTRHFRLHQKGQETSTNSIASIYAWTRGLEHRAKLDNNEKLLDFTKKLEAACVETVESGKMTKDLAILIHGPNHWIHFLVRFENLSPIPFQRVTRTNSGIKGILLEYRGIY, from the exons ATGCTTAGAGCGGCAGCGCTTCGGTTAAGCGCTATCATCACCATGCCTTCTTCAATCTCTCTCAGAAACCCTAACTTCCTCATTTCTTCAACTTCCACAACGCTCTTTCGCTCTCGCCTTCTTCCCTCCCACACCCTCTCCTTCTCCAATCGCCTCTCGCTCCGATGCTTCGCTGCACGCGCCGCCTTCGACCGACTTCCCGTTCTCAATCCCATCGTCGAAATGGACG GTGATGAAATGACCAGGATTATATGGAGCATGATCAAGGATAAA CTTATATTTCCTTACCTGGATTTGAACATAAAGTATTTTGATCTTGGACTTCACAATCGTGATGCTACTGATGACAAAGTTACGGTGGAAAGTGCTGAAGCCACTCTCAA GTACAACGTTGCTGTGAAATGTGCAACAATAACTCCTG ATGAGGCCCGAGTCAAAGAATTTGGACTGAAGTCTATGTGGAGAAGCCCCAATGGCACAATCAGGAATATTTTAAATG GCACTGTTTTCCGTGAACCAATAATATGCCGCAACATACCGAGAATCATTCCTG GATGGAAAAAACCCATATGTATTGGTAGGCATGCTTTTGGTGACCAGTATCGTGCCACTGATGCAATAATTGGAGGACCAGGGAAGCTCAAATTGGTATTTG AAAATGGTGATGCTACAACGGAGCTTGAAGTTTACAATTTCAAAGGACCTGGAGTAGCACTTGCTATGTATAATGTTGATGAG TCCATTCGAGCATTTGCTGAATCATCAATGGCACTAGCTTTTGCAAAGAAATGGCCTCTTTACTTGAGCACCAAAAACACAATTCTAAAGAAATATGATGGCAG GTTTAAGGATATATTCCAGGAAGTGTATGAAGAAAGGTGGAAGATAAAGTTTGAAGAGCACTCAATATG GTATGAGCATAGGCTAATTGATGACATGGTAGCATATGCAGTCAAGAGTGAAGGTGGATATGTTTGGGCTTGCAAGAATTATGATGGTGATGTCCAAAGTGATTTACTAGCTCAAG GATTTGGCTCATTGGGTCTCATGACTTCTGTACTG TTATCTTCTGATGGCAAGACGTTAGAAGCTGAGGCAGCTCATGGAACTGTAACTCGACATTTCCGGCTTCATCAAAAGGGACAAGAAACTAGTACAAACAGTATTGCTTCCATATATGCTTGGACACGAGGACTGGAACACAG AGCCAAGTTggataataatgaaaaattactgGATTTTACTAAAAAATTGGAGGCTGCATGTGTTGAGACTGTGGAGTCGGGAAAGATGACTAAGGATCTTGCAATTCTGATTCATGGACCTAA
- the LOC128193391 gene encoding cytosolic isocitrate dehydrogenase [NADP]-like isoform X4 has translation MLRAAALRLSAIITMPSSISLRNPNFLISSTSTTLFRSRLLPSHTLSFSNRLSLRCFAARAAFDRLPVLNPIVEMDGDEMTRIIWSMIKDKLIFPYLDLNIKYFDLGLHNRDATDDKVTVESAEATLKYNVAVKCATITPDEARVKEFGLKSMWRSPNGTIRNILNGTVFREPIICRNIPRIIPGWKKPICIGRHAFGDQYRATDAIIGGPGKLKLVFENGDATTELEVYNFKGPGVALAMYNVDESIRAFAESSMALAFAKKWPLYLSTKNTILKKYDGRFKDIFQEVYEERWKIKFEEHSIWYEHRLIDDMVAYAVKSEGGYVWACKNYDGDVQSDLLAQGFGSLGLMTSVLLSSDGKTLEAEAAHGTVTRHFRLHQKGQETSTNSIASIYAWTRGLEHRAKLDNNEKLLDFTKKLEAACVETVESGKMTKDLAILIHGPKVSREFYLNTEEFIDAVAHNLETKLQDPVAVV, from the exons ATGCTTAGAGCGGCAGCGCTTCGGTTAAGCGCTATCATCACCATGCCTTCTTCAATCTCTCTCAGAAACCCTAACTTCCTCATTTCTTCAACTTCCACAACGCTCTTTCGCTCTCGCCTTCTTCCCTCCCACACCCTCTCCTTCTCCAATCGCCTCTCGCTCCGATGCTTCGCTGCACGCGCCGCCTTCGACCGACTTCCCGTTCTCAATCCCATCGTCGAAATGGACG GTGATGAAATGACCAGGATTATATGGAGCATGATCAAGGATAAA CTTATATTTCCTTACCTGGATTTGAACATAAAGTATTTTGATCTTGGACTTCACAATCGTGATGCTACTGATGACAAAGTTACGGTGGAAAGTGCTGAAGCCACTCTCAA GTACAACGTTGCTGTGAAATGTGCAACAATAACTCCTG ATGAGGCCCGAGTCAAAGAATTTGGACTGAAGTCTATGTGGAGAAGCCCCAATGGCACAATCAGGAATATTTTAAATG GCACTGTTTTCCGTGAACCAATAATATGCCGCAACATACCGAGAATCATTCCTG GATGGAAAAAACCCATATGTATTGGTAGGCATGCTTTTGGTGACCAGTATCGTGCCACTGATGCAATAATTGGAGGACCAGGGAAGCTCAAATTGGTATTTG AAAATGGTGATGCTACAACGGAGCTTGAAGTTTACAATTTCAAAGGACCTGGAGTAGCACTTGCTATGTATAATGTTGATGAG TCCATTCGAGCATTTGCTGAATCATCAATGGCACTAGCTTTTGCAAAGAAATGGCCTCTTTACTTGAGCACCAAAAACACAATTCTAAAGAAATATGATGGCAG GTTTAAGGATATATTCCAGGAAGTGTATGAAGAAAGGTGGAAGATAAAGTTTGAAGAGCACTCAATATG GTATGAGCATAGGCTAATTGATGACATGGTAGCATATGCAGTCAAGAGTGAAGGTGGATATGTTTGGGCTTGCAAGAATTATGATGGTGATGTCCAAAGTGATTTACTAGCTCAAG GATTTGGCTCATTGGGTCTCATGACTTCTGTACTG TTATCTTCTGATGGCAAGACGTTAGAAGCTGAGGCAGCTCATGGAACTGTAACTCGACATTTCCGGCTTCATCAAAAGGGACAAGAAACTAGTACAAACAGTATTGCTTCCATATATGCTTGGACACGAGGACTGGAACACAG AGCCAAGTTggataataatgaaaaattactgGATTTTACTAAAAAATTGGAGGCTGCATGTGTTGAGACTGTGGAGTCGGGAAAGATGACTAAGGATCTTGCAATTCTGATTCATGGACCTAA
- the LOC128193391 gene encoding isocitrate dehydrogenase [NADP], chloroplastic/mitochondrial-like isoform X5, producing MLRAAALRLSAIITMPSSISLRNPNFLISSTSTTLFRSRLLPSHTLSFSNRLSLRCFAARAAFDRLPVLNPIVEMDGDEMTRIIWSMIKDKLIFPYLDLNIKYFDLGLHNRDATDDKVTVESAEATLKYNVAVKCATITPDEARVKEFGLKSMWRSPNGTIRNILNGTVFREPIICRNIPRIIPGWKKPICIGRHAFGDQYRATDAIIGGPGKLKLVFVPENGDATTELEVYNFKGPGVALAMYNVDESIRAFAESSMALAFAKKWPLYLSTKNTILKKYDGRFKDIFQEVYEERWKIKFEEHSIWYEHRLIDDMVAYAVKSEGGYVWACKNYDGDVQSDLLAQGFGSLGLMTSVLLSSDGKTLEAEAAHGTVTRHFRLHQKGQETSTNSIASIYAWTRGLEHRVSREFYLNTEEFIDAVAHNLETKLQDPVAVV from the exons ATGCTTAGAGCGGCAGCGCTTCGGTTAAGCGCTATCATCACCATGCCTTCTTCAATCTCTCTCAGAAACCCTAACTTCCTCATTTCTTCAACTTCCACAACGCTCTTTCGCTCTCGCCTTCTTCCCTCCCACACCCTCTCCTTCTCCAATCGCCTCTCGCTCCGATGCTTCGCTGCACGCGCCGCCTTCGACCGACTTCCCGTTCTCAATCCCATCGTCGAAATGGACG GTGATGAAATGACCAGGATTATATGGAGCATGATCAAGGATAAA CTTATATTTCCTTACCTGGATTTGAACATAAAGTATTTTGATCTTGGACTTCACAATCGTGATGCTACTGATGACAAAGTTACGGTGGAAAGTGCTGAAGCCACTCTCAA GTACAACGTTGCTGTGAAATGTGCAACAATAACTCCTG ATGAGGCCCGAGTCAAAGAATTTGGACTGAAGTCTATGTGGAGAAGCCCCAATGGCACAATCAGGAATATTTTAAATG GCACTGTTTTCCGTGAACCAATAATATGCCGCAACATACCGAGAATCATTCCTG GATGGAAAAAACCCATATGTATTGGTAGGCATGCTTTTGGTGACCAGTATCGTGCCACTGATGCAATAATTGGAGGACCAGGGAAGCTCAAATTGGTATTTG tcCCAGAAAATGGTGATGCTACAACGGAGCTTGAAGTTTACAATTTCAAAGGACCTGGAGTAGCACTTGCTATGTATAATGTTGATGAG TCCATTCGAGCATTTGCTGAATCATCAATGGCACTAGCTTTTGCAAAGAAATGGCCTCTTTACTTGAGCACCAAAAACACAATTCTAAAGAAATATGATGGCAG GTTTAAGGATATATTCCAGGAAGTGTATGAAGAAAGGTGGAAGATAAAGTTTGAAGAGCACTCAATATG GTATGAGCATAGGCTAATTGATGACATGGTAGCATATGCAGTCAAGAGTGAAGGTGGATATGTTTGGGCTTGCAAGAATTATGATGGTGATGTCCAAAGTGATTTACTAGCTCAAG GATTTGGCTCATTGGGTCTCATGACTTCTGTACTG TTATCTTCTGATGGCAAGACGTTAGAAGCTGAGGCAGCTCATGGAACTGTAACTCGACATTTCCGGCTTCATCAAAAGGGACAAGAAACTAGTACAAACAGTATTGCTTCCATATATGCTTGGACACGAGGACTGGAACACAG
- the LOC108345944 gene encoding polyribonucleotide nucleotidyltransferase 2, mitochondrial, which yields MRRANPLLRRLPPHFLTWRTFRFHTIFSGRRGFAGTTTTTNTKHLDIFTEQFEIGSRVITLETGKFARFANGAVVLTMENTNVLSTVVSAKGDAVRDFLPLTVDYQEKQFAQGVIPTSFTRREGPPKERELLCGRIIDRPIRPLFPPGFYHEVQVTASVLSSDGEHDPDVLAANATSAALMLSDIPWGGPIGMVRIGRICGKFIVNPTTNELKLSDLNLVYAGTMDKTLMIDVQACEISEKDLEAGLRMAHLEAIKYIEPQIRLAAKAGKSKKEYKLSMLSDKTMDKVSNIAEEPIKAVFTDPTYGKFERGEALDNITQDVKRVLVEEGDEESLKVLSKAVDTARKKVVRKRIIAEGNRVDGRQLDEVRPLYCEAGCIPLLHGSALFSRGETQVLCTVTLGAPTDAQRLESVVGPPSKRFMLHYSFPPFCINEVGKHGGINRREVGHGTLAEKAFLAVLPPKEDFPYTIRVNSEVMASDGSTSMATVCGGSMALMEAGIPVREHVAGVSVGLVSELDPSTGKIADYRILTDILGLEDHLGDIDFKIAGTRKGVTASQLDMKPAGIPLDIVCECLEPAHKARLLILEHMEQEISIPRNKNDSTSPRLATLKYNNDAIRRLIGPMGALKKKIEEETGARMSVGDGELTVVAKNQSVMDKVLEKVDFIVGREIEVGGIYTGIVTNIKEYGAFVEFNGGHQGLLHISELSYEPVSRVSEVVSVGQKLSLMCIGQDVYGNIKLSLKATFPRPGILETNDVTEGSVTSAKETDGNASRVQEQQNSASELSLGDLESGEAKSPTSQVPVIVIRSAAECDEEEKSSKVPQVDNGVQLDRKSKSRPSQNAIHSAPKSKSRKSQDVIDSSTSHSGPLPYTNAKKTKLSMQKESTSDLQKQEGGEQKPKNRASVTAKDLEVGTIVTAKVYQVRAQGFVLDLGGGVRGVYRFEENNSRDFKIGDEMRVVCSSFSSKGIPVLSLVDDK from the exons ATGAGGAGAGCGAACCCACTCCTCCGCAGACTACCACCGCACTTTCTCACATGGCGCACCTTCCGTTTTCACACCATTTTCTCCGGCCGCCGAGGCTTCGCCggcaccaccaccaccaccaataCAAAACACCTCGACATCTTCACGGAGCAATTTGAGATCGGCTCGCGCGTGATCACGCTCGAGACAGGAAAGTTCGCCCGCTTCGCAAACGGCGCCGTCGTTTTGACGATGGAAAACACTAACGTTCTCTCCACCGTCGTCTCCGCTAAAGGTGATGCTGTTCGCGATTTCTTACCTCTCACT GTGGATTATCAAGAGAAGCAGTTCGCGCAAGGCGTGATTCCGACCTCGTTCACGCGGAGGGAAGGTCCTCCTAAAGAGCGCGAGCTCTTATGTGGGCGAATCATTGACCGGCCAATTCGACCGTTGTTTCCTCCTGGATTTTACCACGAGGTTCAG GTAACGGCAAGTGTTCTTTCTTCGGATGGAGAACATGATCCAGATGTGTTGGCAGCTAATGCAACATCAGCTGCTTTAATGTTATCAGATATTCCTTGGGGCGGTCCCATTGGAATGGTTCGAATTGGTAGGATATGTGGGAAGTTTATAGTAAATCCTACCACGAATGAG CTTAAATTGAGTGATCTTAACTTGGTGTATGCCGGTACAATGGACAAAACTTTGATGATTGATGTGCAAGCTTGTGAGATATCTGAGAAAGACCTAGAAGCTGGGTTAAGGATGGCTCATCTAGAg GCAATTAAGTATATTGAACCTCAAATCAGACTTGCTGCTAAAGCTGGTAAATCTAAGAAGGAGTACAAATTGTCTATGCTGTCCGACAAAACAATGGACAAAGTTAGTAATATAGCAGAGGAACCTATCAAAGCTGTTTTTACTGATCCTACCTATGGGAAG TTTGAACGTGGGGAAGCATTGGACAATATTACCCAAGATGTAAAGAGAGTGCTTGTAGAAGAAGGTGATGAAGAAAGCTTAAAAGTCTTATCAAAGGCTGTAGATACCGCAAGGAAGAAG GTGGTTCGTAAAAGAATTATTGCAGAAGGAAACAGAGTTGATGGAAGACAACTAGATGAAGTAAGGCCTTTGTATTGTGAAGCTGGATGTATACCCTTGTTGCATGGATCTGCGTTATTTTCCCGTGGAGAAACACag GTTCTTTGTACAGTAACACTTGGAGCACCTACAGATGCTCAACGCTTGGAGTCTGTTGTCGGTCCTCCGTCAAAGAGATTTATGCTTCACTATAGTTTTCCACCATTCTGCATAAATGAAGTTGGTAAACATGGTGGTATAAACCGGCGTGAAGTTGGTCATG GAACTCTTGCTGAGAAAGCTTTTCTTGCTGTTTTGCCCCCTAAAGAAGATTTTCCATATACCATTCGTGTCAACTCTGAAGTGATGGCTTCAGATGGTTCAACGTCAATGGCAACTGTATGTGGAG GTAGTATGGCTTTGATGGAGGCTGGAATTCCTGTACGTGAACATGTTGCTGGGGTTTCTGTGGGTCTTGTTAGTGAGCTTGATCCATCCACTGGCAAAATAGCAGACTATCGCATATTGACTGATATTCTG gGCTTGGAGGACCATTTGGGTGACATAGACTTCAAAATTGCTGGAACTCGAAAAGGAGTTACTGCTAGTCAGTTGGATATGAAACCAGCTGGAATTCCTCTGGATATCGTTTGTGAATGTTTAGAACCTGCACACAAAGCTCGTCTTCTCATTCTTGAACACATGGAACAAGAAATTAGTATACCTCGCAACAAGAATGACAGTACTTCTCCACGACTAG CCACTTTAAAGTACAACAACGATGCTATTCGTCGCCTCATTGGGCCAATGGGCGctctaaagaaaaaaattgaagaagaaacag GTGCACGGATGTCTGTAGGCGATGGAGAACTTACAGTAGTTGCTAAGAATCAATCTGTAATGGACAAAGTACTAGAAAAG GTTGATTTTATTGTGGGCCGTGAAATTGAAGTTGGAGGTATCTACACAGGTATTGTCACCAATATAAAAGAATACGGCGCTTTTGTGGAGTTTAATGGTGGCCACCAAGGCTTACTCCACATTTCTGAGTTGTCATATGAACCT GTTTCCCGAGTTTCAGAGGTTGTCTCTGTTGGCCAGAAGCTTTCTTTGATGTGCATAGGCCAAGATGTTTATGGTAACATCAAATTATCGCTTAAAGCAACTTTTCCTCGTCCTGGAATATTGGAGACTAATGATGTAACTGAAGGATCTGTTACGTCCGCAAAAGAAACAGACGGGAATGCGTCTAGAGTACAAGAACAACAAAATTCTGCTTCTGAGTTGTCTTTAGGTGATCTTGAGTCGGGTGAAGCAAAATCCCCAACCTCCCAAGTACCAGTAATTGTAATACGTAGTGCTGCAGAGTGTGATGAAGAGGAGAAATCTTCCAAAGTTCCTCAGGTTGATAATGGTGTCCAATTGGATCGCAAGTCAAAATCACGTCCATCTCAAAATGCAATTCATTCTGCACCGAAATCAAAATCTCGTAAATCTCAAGATGTTATCGATTCTTCAACTTCTCATTCAGGTCCCTTGCCATATACTAATGCTAAGAAGACAAAACTTTCAATGCAAAAAGAGTCAACATCTGATCTTCAAAAGCAAGAGGGGGGTGAACAAAAACCTAAAAATAGGGCTTCTGTAACTGCAAAAGATCTTGAAGTTGGAACCATAGTAACTGCTAAAGTATATCAAGTTCGTGCGCAGGGGTTTGTGTTGGATTTGGGTGGAGGAGTTCGAGGAGTGTACCGATTTGAG GAAAATAATAGTAGGGACTTTAAAATAGGCGATGAGATGCGAGTGGTGTGCTCAAGCTTTTCTAGCAAGGGAATTCCTGTATTGTCTTTAGTTGATGATAAATAA